One genomic window of Hymenobacter sp. BRD128 includes the following:
- a CDS encoding sce7726 family protein has protein sequence MNDPEIRSLLRAHLLPCTAVLDELPIGNTIGAMTRADVVALGDGYLHGYEIKGDSDTLKRIPLQVNCYGHVFSAINFVVVEKHVGKLPPLVPTWVGLWVASAGQLTCARVAGPNPAQSKTWLAGLLWQAELVALLKRHDVPVLSRWRVWECWEALEAAEHIAVHQTESFVSECLLRRLPSRERRQQNAQLRRQG, from the coding sequence ATGAATGACCCCGAAATCCGGTCCTTGCTTCGCGCCCACTTGCTGCCCTGCACGGCCGTGCTCGATGAGTTGCCCATCGGCAATACTATCGGGGCCATGACGCGCGCGGACGTGGTAGCCCTGGGTGACGGCTACTTGCACGGCTATGAAATCAAGGGCGACAGCGACACCCTTAAGCGCATACCGCTGCAAGTGAACTGCTACGGCCACGTTTTCTCGGCCATCAACTTTGTAGTCGTCGAAAAACACGTGGGCAAGCTCCCCCCGCTGGTGCCGACGTGGGTGGGCCTGTGGGTGGCCAGCGCCGGGCAGCTGACGTGTGCCCGAGTTGCCGGCCCTAACCCCGCGCAGAGTAAAACCTGGCTGGCGGGACTGCTGTGGCAAGCGGAGCTGGTGGCCTTGCTGAAAAGGCACGACGTGCCGGTGCTCAGTCGCTGGCGCGTGTGGGAGTGCTGGGAAGCGCTGGAGGCTGCTGAGCACATCGCTGTGCACCAAACCGAGTCTTTTGTAAGTGAGTGCCTGCTGCGACGATTGCCGAGCCGGGAGCGCCGGCAGCAGAACGCGCAGCTACGCCGGCAGGGGTAA
- a CDS encoding LexA family transcriptional regulator, whose product MTNIHLIRIPDRTATPFLLPVFSSLVPAGFPSPASDELAGVIDLNRLLLRHPDATYLLRVSGESMSGAEIHAGDLLAVDKHLEADHNMIVVAVVEGECTVKRLVRKDQSWWLMPENPAYPPYKIGDNAEDLRIWGVVTHVVHELIPGRLTALLHSHD is encoded by the coding sequence ATGACCAATATTCACCTCATTCGCATCCCCGACCGGACGGCCACGCCGTTTTTACTGCCGGTTTTCAGTAGTCTGGTCCCCGCCGGTTTTCCCAGCCCGGCCTCCGATGAGCTGGCGGGCGTCATCGACCTGAACCGGCTGCTGCTGCGGCACCCGGACGCCACGTACCTGCTGCGGGTTTCCGGCGAGTCGATGAGCGGCGCCGAGATTCACGCCGGCGACCTGCTGGCCGTCGATAAGCACCTGGAGGCGGACCACAACATGATAGTGGTGGCCGTGGTCGAGGGCGAGTGTACCGTGAAGCGCCTGGTGCGTAAAGACCAAAGCTGGTGGCTCATGCCGGAAAATCCGGCTTACCCGCCCTATAAGATTGGTGATAACGCCGAGGACCTGCGCATCTGGGGCGTGGTTACCCACGTCGTGCACGAACTGATACCTGGGCGGCTCACGGCGCTGCTGCACAGCCACGACTAG